A stretch of DNA from Senegalia massiliensis:
AAAGAAAAATAGGTGAGTTTGTTATTAAGGGAAATCAAATACTTACAGCTTATAGTAATAAATCTTTAGAAGATATCAAAATCATCACTGAAAATATCACTATAGGCAATTATAGGTCTATGTTTCAAGATATCGAATTTGGAATCCAAAAAATAGTAGATGTAGCATTGAAAGCACTATCTCCTGGTATAAATGATCCTAATACTGCTATACTTTGTATAAAAAAACTTTCAGTAATATTATCTCAAATATCAATGTCACAAATACATACTATGTATTATCATGATAATAAAGATGTATTGAGACTTACTATGAAATACTCTGACTTTGATGAATTATTATATCTATCTTATTACCAAATAATATATTATGGTAATGGAGATCAATCAATACTTACAGAAATACTAGAATCATTATCTCTATTAGTTGAAAGTAATATAAAAGTCAAACTAAAAGTATGGAACTTTGGTAAATATGTAATCAATAGTTTTAAAAAGGACAGCTTAGAAGATTTAGACAAAAAATACATAAATCTAAAAATAGAAAAATTAGCACGGTTAACAGAACAGAATAAGAATGAATTAATATTAAAATAGGTATTGATTTAATTATTTCTATGATTTATTATAGTAGAAGTGATCTTTTCTGGAGGTGTTTATATGGCTAAAAAAATATTAAAATCAGAATGGCTAAAAAGCTCAGTTGTAATACTTTTAGGTACACTTATAATGTCTATTGGGATAAATGCATTTATTATTCCACATAATTTACTTGCTGGTGGAATATCTGGTCTTGCAATAATTTTAAAATATATTACAGGTTTAAATACTGGTATTTTCGTTCTTTTATTAAATATACCTATATTTATATTTGGAATAAAGGAAATTGATAGACGTTTTGCATTTGTAAGTATAGTTGGAATGACCTCACTTTCGTTCTTTCTATATATAACTGAATTTTTAAGTGAAACAATGTGGATAGAAGATATATTAGCATCTACAATATATGGTGGAATATTTATTGGATTTTCCTCAGGAGTTATATTCAAAGTCCGAGCATCTACTGGTGGCACTGATATAGTTTCTGTAATCATGAAAAAGAAATTTGAAATAGGTATATCTACAATTTTATTTGTAACAAATGTAATTATAGTTCTTATAAATGCTACAATAAGTGATTATACTTTAGCTATATATACTCTTATAAGTATGTTTATAGCTAGTGCTGTTATGAATAAAATAATAATAGGATTAGATACTAAAAAATTAGTATTAATAGTAACAAATAATTATGAAGATCTTTCAACTGCTCTTATGAAAAGAGTAAACAGAGGAATTACCTTTTTAGAAGGAGAAGGAGCTTACAGTAGACGTAAGCATAAAGTAATATACTGCGTAGTTTCAACTAGACAACTTGCTGTAGTTAAAAATGTGGTAACTGATATAGATGAAAATGCTTTCATGACAGTTATGGATACAGCAGAAATTCATGGGAGTGGATTTAAAAAACCTGTATTTTAGATTGAATTATATCAAATTCATGATACTATAAATAAAAGGGATATGAAAGATTAATCTTTCATATCCCTTTTATTTTAATTTCTACTACCTGGTTTTACTGGAGTACTTCCCTCTTTACACAATGGGCAATTTTCTTTTTCAAATGTATCTATATCTATTTTTACTGCACTATATAATGGAATATCAAGTTCTGATTCTCCACCAGTTCTGTCTATAATTGATGCAACTCCTATAACATCTCCACCTAACTCTTCTATAACTTTTTTAGTTTCCATAGTGGATTTTCCTGTAGTTACAACATCTTCAGCTATCATAACTCTAGCTCCTTTTCTTATTTCAAAACCACGTCTAAGTGTCATTTCTCCATCTTTTCTCTCTGTAAATATAGCAGGTATTTCTAATTGTCTACCCATTTCATAAGCTACAATTACTCCACCCATTGCAGGGCCTACTATTAAGTCTATATCTAAATCTGATATTTTTCTTACTACTTCAGATATAACCATTTCTGCATATTCTGGATAACTTAAAACTTTTGCACATTGTACATATCTATTACTATGCTTGCCTGATGATAATAAAAAGTGTCCTTCCATTAGTGCACTTGTTCTTTCTAATAATTTTATAATATTATTCATTTAACCCTCTCCCTTATCTTTTATATTATTCCTATTATTTCTTCTAAAGATTTTATACCCTCTTTTTCCATAAAATCATCTATACCTTTTATAATATCTATAGCTATTCTTGGATTTACAAAATTAGCTGTGCCAACTTGAATACATGTTGATCCTGCCATTATAAATTCTATAGCATCAGTTGCATTCATTATTCCGCCCATACCCATTATTGGTATATTAGTATTTTTGTATACTTCATTTACCATTCTAAGTGCCATAGGCTTTATTGATGGTCCTGATACTCCTGCATATATATTTTCAAATATTGGTTTCCTTTTTTCTATATCTATAGCAAGACCTTTAAATGTATTAACTAAAGATAATCCATCTGCACCTTCCTCTTCACAAGCCCTAGCAATATCCACTATATCTTCTGCATTAGGAGATAATTTCACTACAAGTGGTAAATTTGTAACTCTTCTTGCACTTTTTACAATTTGTCTTGCATCTTTAGTTTTTATACCAAAAGCCATACCTCCTGCTTTTACATTAGGACATGATATATTTAGCTCGATCATATCTATATTTGTCTCTGATACCTTTTCTATAGCATATAAATAATCACTCTCACATGCTCCTCCTATATTTACTATTATATTAGTATTTAATTTTTCTAGAAATGGTATTTCATCTTTTAAAAATCCTTCTACTCCTGGATTTTCAAGTCCTACACTATTCATTATTCCAGATGAAGTTTCATATATTCTCATACCAGTATTTCCATCTCTTTTTTCCTTTGTAATTCCTTTTGTAGATATTCCACCTAAAATATCTATATCATAAATTTCTTTGTATTCTCGTCCAAATCCAAATGTCCCAGATGCTGTTATTACAGGATTTTTAAATTTAACTTTTCCAAACTCTATATTTAAATTACTCATAAAATACATCCTCTCCCAGGTAAACTGGACCATCTTTACAAACTCTACTCATCCCATTTTTTGTTTTACAACTACACACAAGACAAGCTCCTACTCCACAGGCCATATGCTTTTCTATTGAAACATAAGTTTTTACATTTTTACCTTTTGCCATCTCCACTATTTTTCTCATCATAATCTCTGGTCCGCAAGTAAATACATAATCATACTTATCTACTTCTAATTTTCCAGTTATAAAGTCACCTACAGATACATATAAATTATTTCCATATTTCCCAAATTCATCTGTTAAATATTCTTTTTCTGTAAAACCTAAATATATATCTAATTCCTTTACTGTGTTCTTCAAATTTTTAGC
This window harbors:
- a CDS encoding YitT family protein; translation: MAKKILKSEWLKSSVVILLGTLIMSIGINAFIIPHNLLAGGISGLAIILKYITGLNTGIFVLLLNIPIFIFGIKEIDRRFAFVSIVGMTSLSFFLYITEFLSETMWIEDILASTIYGGIFIGFSSGVIFKVRASTGGTDIVSVIMKKKFEIGISTILFVTNVIIVLINATISDYTLAIYTLISMFIASAVMNKIIIGLDTKKLVLIVTNNYEDLSTALMKRVNRGITFLEGEGAYSRRKHKVIYCVVSTRQLAVVKNVVTDIDENAFMTVMDTAEIHGSGFKKPVF
- a CDS encoding dihydroorotate dehydrogenase electron transfer subunit, which gives rise to MAKILENIKVSDKIYKLVIEGKFHGEMGQFFMIRGWDDYPLLSRPLSIHDKNNESITFLYRVEGFGTNKLTQLRKGDNIKLEGPYGNGYPTVKGRIAIVGGGIGIAPLLYTAKNLKNTVKELDIYLGFTEKEYLTDEFGKYGNNLYVSVGDFITGKLEVDKYDYVFTCGPEIMMRKIVEMAKGKNVKTYVSIEKHMACGVGACLVCSCKTKNGMSRVCKDGPVYLGEDVFYE
- the pyrE gene encoding orotate phosphoribosyltransferase, producing the protein MNNIIKLLERTSALMEGHFLLSSGKHSNRYVQCAKVLSYPEYAEMVISEVVRKISDLDIDLIVGPAMGGVIVAYEMGRQLEIPAIFTERKDGEMTLRRGFEIRKGARVMIAEDVVTTGKSTMETKKVIEELGGDVIGVASIIDRTGGESELDIPLYSAVKIDIDTFEKENCPLCKEGSTPVKPGSRN
- a CDS encoding dihydroorotate dehydrogenase — its product is MSNLNIEFGKVKFKNPVITASGTFGFGREYKEIYDIDILGGISTKGITKEKRDGNTGMRIYETSSGIMNSVGLENPGVEGFLKDEIPFLEKLNTNIIVNIGGACESDYLYAIEKVSETNIDMIELNISCPNVKAGGMAFGIKTKDARQIVKSARRVTNLPLVVKLSPNAEDIVDIARACEEEGADGLSLVNTFKGLAIDIEKRKPIFENIYAGVSGPSIKPMALRMVNEVYKNTNIPIMGMGGIMNATDAIEFIMAGSTCIQVGTANFVNPRIAIDIIKGIDDFMEKEGIKSLEEIIGII